Below is a window of Vicugna pacos chromosome 20, VicPac4, whole genome shotgun sequence DNA.
CGCGAGGGAATCGGTAACAAATCCAGGCGTTGGCACGCGCAGCCCCCATCCCACCGCAGGCCCGCAACAGCACTGCACCCGCCTAGCCATAGCAggccatgacctgagggctggtCGGAAGTGCTCCAGGCAGCGTcaggcgccctcccacctcccagggctgCATTCACTTCCTCAAACCCGGATACAAGCTGCAGGGAAGAAAGGAGGTTGAGGGAATACTAACTTTGGGGAGGGGCGCACCACGAACCACGGAGACCGCCCGCACTCGCCTCGGGGTCCTGACTGGCCGCGCGGTTGGGGCCTCACCCACGCACCCCCAACCGGTGAGCCTCTCCAAATGCGCAGCCCAGGCCCCAGCCGCCGGCTCCACGACCTGCACgaccccaccagcgcccccttacctgcccggcGGCGCAGCGGAGGTGACTACAGGCGGCAGCCCAGTCCCCAGACTGCCTTCTTCCTCGGGAGCCGCTGCAGGAGCGCCCAGCTTCCCCAAGCTCGGGGCAGTTCCGGCGTCTGCGCAGGCGCATCCGCGCGTGCGTGCGCGGACCCAAGGGCTGGGGCTCCTGCTGCCCGTGATGTGGCGAGTGGGGCCGAGCAGAACCGATCGGGCCTGGCGGGCCAAGCGCAGAAGGGCGGCGGGGCGGAGGGCAGGGCGGGGAAGTGGGTCGGGCGGGGCTGTTGAGCCTGCCCACCCCGCTGCCCCTCCCACCGGGTCTCCATACCCAATGCCCCGAGTCCTGGGAACCTGCAGCAGCGTAAGCCGCCCCCAGAACAGCACACGGGGTAGATACGACCAAGTTGGCTGGCTCCCAGAAGCATACCCTCTCCACGCCGCCGCCCGCCCCTCCTCGCCGCTGctccccgcccgcctcccgccccgTCCCCGCACCCTGACAGCAAAGcctcgcctcccaggagcagactgaccgcCAGACGTGCACCCCGTGacatggggaagcagaggccgccccAGGCCGCGGGGGAATCGGTAACAAATCCAGGAGTTCGCACGCACAGCCCCCATCCCACCGCAGCCCCGCGACAGCACCACACACGCCTCGAGGGAGCAGGCCATGGCCTGAGGGCAAGTCGGTGTTCCCTGGCCGTCTGGTGCCCTCCCATCTACAGGAACGGCACCCGCTTCCCCCCGGGTATAAGCGGCACGAAGAGGCGGCGTTCACGGACTACTACCGTGGTGGGGAGTGGGCACCACGAACCACGCGGTGGCCCCGACCCACCTCAAGGTCCTAATGGGTCGCGAGGCCCGGGCCTCACCTACGCACCACCGCTACCCTCTCCAACTGCGCAGCCCGGGCTTCACCCGCCGGctcccgacctgcgcgcccccaccagcgcccccttacccgCTCAGCGGCGGCAGCGGAGGTGGTGGCAAGCGGCCGCCCAGACCTCAGGCCGCGTTCCTCCTCTGGGAGTTGGTCCGGGAGCGCTCGGCTCCCGCCCAACATTCACAAGCTCTGAGCGGGTCCAGGTCGGCGAGTCTGTGCGTCCGCGCAGCGCGCTATTCCTCTTCCCGCCCGCACGACGGACGCTCAGGCTGGAACTCCCAATGCTGGGGACGTGGGGACTGGTGCAAGTCTGGTGGGGCAGGGCCTGGCGGTGGGGCGAGCAGGCCCACCCCCTTAACCGCCCCACCGGGTCTCTATCCCTTAACATCCCCATCCGGTCACCCACCGGTCCTGGCACCCAACCAGAACCACGACTGGCCtcgggccaggccacaccccctAGCCCCACTCCCCCTGCTCGCCTTCCTTCCCAACCCCattactgccccccacccccagccaagcCCCCAAGTCTCCCACCGGACCCCCAAGATGCGGCTCCCCCTCACAACGAGGTCCCCGCCCCTACACTCCATCACGCTAGGTAATAACCTGTGGCTTCCACACAAGCTCACCCCCCATGCCTCACTGCAGGACCCCCAACATCCCGAGATGGTCCCACTCACCCCTCACTGGGGTCAATTCCACTCTGAGCGACCCCTCACCCCTCAGCGTGCCCCCTCACCGTGGGATCCCCCCTCACTCCCAGTGCATCCCTACCCTAGCTGACCCCCTCACCCATCACCCAGCATGCTCAGGGTGGAAGTCTGGGCTCTGGTCTCCTTGGAGACTGCCACCAGCGGAGGATCCCGCCTAGTGTGCCGCTGCGCAGCTAGTGTTGGAGGCTACAGGGTGcggagggtggggctggaggcggTCCCAATACCTGCCCCTGCACCCTGACCCCTGCTCTTTGCTCTGTGCCTCCTCTGAGCCTGCGGGTCAGGGTGGTCCCGGGCCGCCCAccactggcctgtgggccatGGTTCATCGATGGCCCTGATGGTGATCGGGACCCTTAGGGCAGAAGCATTGGGCACGTGGACCTgcagggggggtggggggagggtgcagctgagCCTGGGGACAGACAGCAGGCGGGTGGGCTATGTTCAtggcctgggctcagcccaggtgaGTTCAGGGACCCTGTTCATTCACGCCAGGGCAGAAGGAAGAGGGATGGGAGCTCCGAAAGTGTCCAAGCCAAGGCTAGAGAGCAAAGCAGGCAgctgcactggccaggccaccttgGAACCCTCCACAACGCTGGTCTCTGCATATGGAGAGACTGACAATTGACCCGCCAATGAGACGtcgcctcccccttcccccatatagtttacaggcaattgaagggacttTGATAGGTAATTATAATCACCATTAATGGTTACTTTCTCTACGGAAGATCACGTACACAGTCACGGTGAACCTGGCAGGTTTTCtgcctggggcagaggaggacccGCTCAGAAACATCCTCTTACCTCTCACCAAAAGGCTTTGTAGTACAAAAGAAAAATCTGACTCTGTATTAGTtctgttccttttattttaacagggtgctgttttctaggcttagtcttgccagctctgcaccttgtgcaaaacaacgttgcctttggCCTGAAActcacaggagagcctattctcaaggctctgacctttaaggatatgaaCACTTTCGCACTCCTATAAAAAGtaacaagttgcaaaatagaaaataacctttgttttcttggaggttttacaggggcatggtgacctgacccacgtggacagttGCAAAGTATTCCAAGAACATAAAAagtcctacaccaagaagtttgcaccaaccaaccacatcccctcccccttttactagaaaaggagcctgaattttgACTtctggaagatggttctccaggacattagtctacCATTAACTTGGTCTGCACCTGTCCACGTTGGTCAGGTCATGCTggccctgtaaaacctctaacaaaataaatgctattttctattctgcaaattGTCTTTCTGTtagtgcaaaagtgttaacatccttcaaggtcagagccttgagaacaggctctcctgtctatttcaggctaaaggcaacattgttttacacaaggtgcagagctggcaagactaagcctagaaaacagggcagtgTTTAAGCCAAACAAGCatatctaatatggagtcagatttgttttctATTACAGTATATTCTATTCTTATGGTTTAAGTTTACaataataaagtttagccttCTCCCATCTTAAATTGTGCAGTTCAGCAGCATTAAGTGCACtcacaatgctgtgagaccaacatCACTGTCTGgcttcagactatttccttcctcaaagtaaaagcttctATCCAAAGCTCACCACAAGTCCTCCCTCCCAAAGCCTGTGGCAaaccctaatcccctttctctttctctctctcttcacctaccctggaggttccctatcaatgaaatcgtataaaaggtggctttttgtgtctgcccacatatcttaagcggggactggaaattattttttacatgaattcgcacttttgtattttgagaggaaaatccagatggattaaagatgagatacacaaaatgaagcccttttagtaactatagtaactatgtgcataacTTCGGAGTAGGCACCCCTGTTCTAAGTGTGAAGCcacagccagaagggagatgcttagctcttcctgtggcaaaacaaaaccaaacaaaaccaaaaaatgaccaaaggccaagaaagacagctgaaaagaCAAAACCACAACGTGGAAAAAGCATTCTTCATGAGCCAAAGTCAGACAAAGGTTTCACATCCCTATGGTCCAAAAACCTCTTCAAACCCAGTGTTCTGAACAGAAACAGAACACATAAAGGCAGTTCCAAAGAGacgcaatgcaggtggccagtgtgtgccCCACATCTTTAGGTCAGCCTGCTTGCTGGAGACCTGTGCGGTTTGATCAGGGAGCGGCGAAGACTACAGTGGCAGCAGCTGCGGTGGCGGGAGAAGCGGGGCTGCCCTGTGCCAGCTGATGGATTTGCTCCTGTCTcccctgtggcctggcctggggttgacctctgttgccccaggttggGGAACACACATGTCCCAGTCACCCTGCTCCTAGGAAGAGGTAATGTCACAGTGGAGGCGGGGTACAGGGACCACCTGACCACTGCCAGCTGACCCCACCGCATCTGTCTCCAGTAAGCAAACTAAGTGGGAAATGTGTGTGCTGCCACCTGGAGCAGCAAAGGCCACCCTCAGGCAGGCATACGGGAGACAGGGGAGCCTGGTGGAAATCTACCGGCTGCACCGCACCCGCCTCGCGAGAGCAGGCCATGACCTGAGGGCCAGTCGGAAGTGCTCCCGGCCCCATCAGGCGctctcccacctcccagggctgCATTCGCTTGCCCAAACCCTGGTACAAGCTGCAGCGAAGAATCGGAGTTCAGGAGCTACTAAcgttggggtggggggcaccacGAACCACGGCGTCCGCCCGCACTCGCCTCAGGGTGCTTACTGGCCGCGCGGCTGAGGCCTCACCCACGCACCCCCAACCCGTGAGCCTCTCCAAACACGCAGCCCAGGccccacccgccggctccccCACTTGTGCGCctccaccagcgcccccttacctgcccggcGGCGCAGCGGAGGTGACGGCAAGCGGCAGCCCAGTGCCCAGACCGCCTTCTTCCTCGGGAGCCGCTGCAGAAGCGCCCAGCTTCCCCACGCTCTGGGCAGTTCCGGCATCCGCGCGTGCGTGCGCAGACCCCTGGGTTGGGGCTCCTGCTGCCCGGGATGTGGCGAGTGGGGCCGAGCGGAACCGATCGGGGCCTGGCGGGCCAAGCGGGGACGGGGAGCggaggggcggggcggcaggGAAGGACCACCCCGCTGCCCCTCCGGCAAGGTCTCCATAAGCAATGCCCCTAGTCCTGGGAACATGCAGCAGGAGAGGTCGCCCCCAGAGCAACACACGGGGTAGACAGGAGCAAGTTGGCTGGCCCCCAGGAGCACACCTTCTCCACGTCGCCGCAGCTCGCCGCCCGCCGCTGCCCCGCACGCTGACAGCAAAGCCTCGCCTCCAAAGAGCAAACTGACCGCCAGACGTGTACCCCGTGAacatggggaagcagaggccgcccccaggataACACACGGGGTAGATAGGAGCAAGTtggctggctcccaggagcacacctcCTCCACGCCGCCGCGGCTCGCCTCCCGCTGCCGCCACCGCTCACCGTCAGccgcccgctgccgccgccgctcgcCGTCAGCCGCCCGCCGCCGCACGCCTCCGTCCGAGGCCGCCCGCCTCAACCACCACCGCCACCGCCCGCCGCTGCCCCGCAGCCTGACAGCAAGGCCTCGCcccccaggagcagactgaccgcCAGACGTGCACCCCGCGaacatgaggaagcagaggccgcCCCAGGCCGCGGGGGAATCGGTAACAAATCCAGGAGTTCACACGCGCAGCCCCCATCCCACCGCAGCCCCGCGAAAGCACCGCACCCGCCTCGCGAGAGCAGGCCATGACCTGAGGGCCGGTCGGAAGTGCTCCCGGCCCCGTcaggcgccctcccacctcccggggctgcatTCGCTTGCCCAAACCCTGCTACAAGCTGCAGCGAAGAATCGGACTTCAGGAGCTACTAACGTGGGGTGGGGGGAACCACGAAACACGGCGGCCGCACGAACTCGCCTCAGGGTCCTGACTGGCCGCGTGGTTGAGGCCTCACCCACGCACCCCCAACCCGTGAGCCTCTCCAAACGCGCAGCCCAGGccccacccgccggctccccgacctgcgcgcccccaccaacgcccccttacctgcccggcGGCCGCAGAGGAGGCGACGGCAGGCGACAGCCCAGTGCCCAGACCGCCTTCTTCCTCGGGAGCCGCTGCAGGAGCGCCCAACTTCCCCAGGCTCCGGGCAGTTCCGGCGTCTGTGCAGGCGCATCTGCGCGTGAgtccgcgcccctcctcctcccgccagaAGCGCggaccctggggctgggggtcctGCTGCTGGGAATGTGGCGAGTGGGTCCGAGTGGAACTGATCGGGGCCTGGCGGGCCAAGCGGGGACGGGCGGCGGGGTGGACtgagataaacaaaaaggacAGAAGTACTGTTTTATTCCTAAGATGAGCAGGTATGAGGATGAGTGACCTACTCGGAGAAATTCAGTTCCACACACCAGCAAGGAtggaaaaggaacaaaagaaaagctacagtcttttcaaaaatattttctggacttttctatattaaaatttgccattatttattttatttatttattttcttttattttgcacCACCTCATTCTTTCATCTGTAATGATTTAAGTAGCAAATTTCATGAGAAAACACTTGGCAAAGTCACTGAAAAACAAATCTGCCTTTACAAGATGACAAAATCCTCTAGAATAGCTTTTCTCAAAATGTGTTCCTCAGACAAATGGTCAGGAGGTACTCTCTGCCAAGGAGGGTTCTATGGCTAAGTAAGTTTAGGAAATACCATAAACTCATTCCATCCCACTTTGGAGATTTGCAGTATTTAGAGATTTAGTATAAACTGGGTAGTTTATACTAAACGTTCCAAGAAGTCAaccagcaaaaataaaaacttatttattttaatatagcaCTTTTACGTATTATcagatcagtgcttctcaaactgttGGTGGTGAAGGACTGATTGTCTTTCTAATTTCAAGCCCACTGTCATCTGATTTTTTGATAAAATGCAGTAAAATTGttagagaaaattaaattttcaaaatgaggaCATAAAAGATACAAgcctgttttaaaaattgttagatTCAACAGACATAAAGTTGCCCCCTTAAATTGGTAAACATTTCTAAAAGCTTGTTCTAATATGTTTACTGACTTTTATGTCACAAACCAGTAACAGCCTGTGACTGACACCCTGAGGAGCACTGTGTCCGAGCACAGACCCCTGTTCCATAACACCCATAAACACCAGCAGAGCACTCTGGGAAATACTTACACAGAATACAAAGACATAAAACACAGTCAAAATCTAATGCCGGACAAATGCCAATCCAATCCATCAATGCACTGTGACAATTTCTAACtggaattaaaatgaattaaagtaaAATACCAACACCTTGTTTCTTTTGGGTAATGCAGAtaggaaaataggaaatttaaGAAACTCACTTCAGGGTCTCAAGTGACATCTGTAAATTGTAACTGCGTTCTTGTTCAGACAGCTTGGAGAACTCCACCAGACACGGGTGCTGTTCCTTATTGTCATCTCTAACCTTTAAAACAGGACAAGAAATCAGCACTTAAGAGCTTCCAAGGTCAGACACCAGTAGTGGTGATCCAGCCGCACGGAGGAAAGCGAAGGGACACCCAGACCATCAGCCCAGCAGAGCTGTGTCTAATCTCCCACACAGCTTGTGCTTGAGGTGGTGCTGAGACCTGGGGTGACCCGGGCTCCCTGCTGTCTTCCAGGATCCGCAAGGCTCCGGCCCCAGCCTCCGGGACGGCCCCACCCGAACCCCACACGCTCGCTCACTCAGCAACTCCCCTCTCTCAGCAACTCCTGGCAATGGCTTAAACCTTACTTTCTCAACGAGGCTCATCCTGCCCACCTGCCCAATGTGGCAACACAGAATGTAAGACCAAGGGGGACAGGGACTGGCTTCTTCTGCTCTTTGATGATGTGCCCCCAGCACCTGGAACACACCTGGCACGTGGCAGCCGCACGACCAATGCTTTGTAAACTGAAATGAATTCTAGGTAAGAAGGTGTTAGAATGACTTAGTTTTGACATACAGTAATTTATACGTGTTTAGAGCCAAACACACTGGGGACCTCAACTGGCATCAGAACAGACTGGCAGAAACTCTTTGAGGTGGTTTCAGCTGTTCATCTCACCCGCTGCAAGACTTCCTGCTCTTACAAATCACTCCACTGCCTTAGCAAAGTCAGTTAACATGAGACAGGCATTTTTTCATATTCGTCCTTGAAAATGTGCTTCAGTGACCAGAATATACTGAATTCAAGATTTTTAGGAATGAATTAATgagaaagatgctccacatcccTGCACTAGTGCTTAGCTTTCTACCTTCTTGGAGACCTGAAGTGCACTGGCACTGCTGCCACGCTGGCACCTGGAAGGCAGTCACACGCTGTCAGAGGACAAATCACGCCATGGGGATAATTACCAGGTTTTATAAATGCCACAAGAAAAGTATGCAAACACtcgcaagggtttttttttagagTCTTCAGGAGTCGCCAAGTTAAAAACAAggtatctatttttctctttttggtgaTCGTTACAAACGAACAGGATTTACACAAAAGCTTAcagttgttttttccttatttgagTGCCTAACTTTGGAAATGAGATCCAGAGTTATGAAATTTAACCCTGATTCTAAACATAAAAAAGTAGACATGACTGGGTCCAAGCCCTGAGGTCAATCACTCTGCATTCATGTAACTGTCCCTCCCCCCGTATTCTCTAAACCCAAGAGTAACTGACACTGCACCCTCCAGCGTGGGTGTCCAAGCTAAAGTCAGAAATCTGTCCgggtttccttccctctctcaccAAATCCCATACTTGAGCTTCAAGCCATCTCCTGCAGTCCCGTCTCTCCATCCCCACGGTCGGCACACCGTGGGAGAACTCACCTGGGCCACCTGAGTCCTGTCCCTGACCCTTTTTCTGTCCCCAGGTTCACTGCCCTTCCACACTAACCGCAGAGCTCAGATCAAATATTTACCACCTCCTGGAAGCCTCTGATTTTACCAGGACAGAGATAAACATTCCTCCTTCACTGTCAGCATCTTAACACCCTCGAGGCACGTAAAGCCCGATGTTGCTTTAACCTCAGCCTCGGAGCAGGTGAAGGATAACCGGCAGCAACCGTGGGAAGGACGGCTCTGAGGCACCGCACTCGCAGTGTCTGGAAACTCAAGGGTGCTTTGAACACAGCAGGTCTGGTAATGAGATGAACTGAATTTTAAAGTAAGTTAATCATACAGAAAATTGAAATAGTTTATTCGAAGGACAGGAAGAAACCCACCtgcatgtgaaataaaatgatcttGAAATAATTCAGATAGTTTTTCTATCCTGAGTGCTGTTCTCAACAGAAGCAGAACGATATACAAATGTGTACTTCACACTTACATCTGCAGGGCTTGAGGGTAGACTGATGACTCAGTCATCACAGTATTTATTCTCCTGTGAGTAAGTGAAGGGGTTCAGAGTGTGCCACCCCAAAATACgccactttggcataaggattattttgggCTGAA
It encodes the following:
- the LOC107032852 gene encoding uncharacterized protein — translated: MSLETLNPPRRPSPLGPPGPDQFHSDPLATFPAAGPPAPGSALLAGGGGARTHAQMRLHRRRNCPEPGEVGRSCSGSRGRRRSGHWAVACRRLLCGRRAGPIGSARPHSPHHGQQEPQPLGPRTHARMRLRRRRNCPELGEAGRSCSGSRGRRQSGDWAAACSHLRCAAGQLVSGFEEVNAALGGGRAPDAAWSTSDQPSGHGLLWLGGCSAVAGLRWDGGCACQRLDLLPIPSRPGAASASPYSRGARLAVSLLLGGETLLSGCGAAAGSGSVRR